In one Desulfoferula mesophila genomic region, the following are encoded:
- a CDS encoding ATP-binding protein: MDQQTSLEIGQVISVAGSKVTGIMVKHSDAQQTEQAANATQVGSIVTIKTPSSLVFGVLASLTTQDPSYPFSSDQTRITEIDLVGESLRQDEAGNLIFQRGVSIYPGLGATILSTTSRDLAQIYAQPSKPSIKVGALRQDLSQPAYLKVDELVGKHFAILGHSGTGKSCAITLLLRTIFDDYPDGHVVMFDPHDEYTKTFGDRAEVITPDNLQLPYWLLNFEEITEALCSHEPGNREVEAPLLKEAIIEAKKAYMERNGERIPFTVDTPIPYHLNKVVEHLNAAMGRLNRTEKPQAYQRIIYRIESLKQDSRYRFMFFNTNVHDSMGDILSRLLRMPGENKPISIIGLAGMPSEIVDVVVSLLCRMIFDFAVWGDKERSVPILMICEEAHRYAPHDPDLGFAPTRRAISRIAKEGRKYGVSLGLVTQRPSEISEMIISQCSTLFIMRMSTEYDQNFVAHVLPETAAGLLLALPVLRTQEAIAVGEAVNFPMMIYFEALDSEYRPSSDTRSVSQGWLEEQADRELVDRTIERWRNQK, encoded by the coding sequence ATGGATCAGCAGACATCTTTGGAGATCGGACAAGTCATTTCCGTCGCCGGTTCCAAGGTAACCGGGATCATGGTCAAACACAGCGATGCCCAACAAACGGAGCAGGCGGCCAACGCCACCCAGGTGGGCTCCATCGTCACCATAAAAACGCCGTCTTCCCTGGTGTTCGGCGTCTTGGCCAGCCTCACCACCCAGGACCCTTCCTATCCGTTTTCCTCCGATCAAACCCGGATCACCGAAATAGACCTGGTGGGGGAGTCCCTGCGACAGGACGAGGCGGGGAATTTGATCTTTCAGCGGGGCGTGTCGATCTATCCGGGGTTGGGAGCCACCATCCTGTCCACCACCTCACGGGATCTGGCCCAGATCTACGCCCAGCCATCCAAACCGTCCATAAAGGTAGGGGCGCTGCGCCAAGACCTTTCGCAGCCGGCCTATCTCAAGGTCGACGAACTCGTGGGCAAGCATTTCGCCATTCTGGGTCATAGCGGCACCGGCAAATCCTGCGCCATCACCCTGCTCCTGAGGACAATTTTCGATGACTACCCCGATGGTCATGTGGTCATGTTTGACCCGCATGACGAGTACACCAAGACCTTTGGGGACAGAGCGGAGGTCATCACTCCCGACAATCTTCAGCTGCCATATTGGCTGCTCAACTTCGAGGAGATTACCGAGGCGTTGTGCAGTCATGAACCGGGAAACCGGGAGGTGGAGGCTCCCCTGCTCAAAGAGGCGATCATCGAGGCCAAGAAAGCCTATATGGAAAGAAACGGGGAGAGAATACCCTTCACCGTGGACACGCCGATTCCCTATCACCTGAACAAGGTGGTGGAGCATCTGAACGCCGCGATGGGACGGCTCAACCGGACTGAGAAGCCGCAGGCCTATCAACGGATCATCTACCGAATCGAGAGCCTGAAGCAGGACAGCCGGTACCGCTTCATGTTTTTCAATACCAACGTGCATGATTCCATGGGCGACATACTCTCGCGCCTGTTGCGGATGCCGGGGGAAAACAAGCCGATCAGCATCATAGGCTTGGCCGGCATGCCCTCGGAGATCGTGGACGTGGTGGTTTCCCTGCTATGCCGCATGATCTTCGATTTCGCCGTGTGGGGCGATAAAGAGCGCTCGGTTCCCATCCTGATGATCTGCGAAGAGGCGCACCGCTACGCCCCCCACGACCCGGATCTGGGCTTCGCCCCCACCAGGCGGGCCATCTCCCGCATCGCCAAGGAAGGCCGCAAGTACGGGGTGTCCCTGGGCCTGGTCACCCAGCGGCCCTCGGAAATCTCCGAAATGATCATTTCTCAGTGCAGCACCCTGTTCATAATGCGCATGAGCACCGAGTACGACCAGAATTTCGTGGCCCACGTATTGCCGGAGACCGCCGCCGGCCTGCTCCTGGCGCTGCCGGTGCTGCGCACCCAGGAGGCCATCGCGGTGGGCGAGGCGGTCAACTTCCCGATGATGATTTATTTTGAAGCCCTCGACTCCGAATACCGCCCCAGCAGCGACACCAGGAGCGTCTCCCAGGGGTGGCTTGAGGAGCAGGCCGACCGGGAGCTGGTGGACCGAACCATCGAGCGGTGGCGCAACCAAAAGTGA
- a CDS encoding PAS domain-containing sensor histidine kinase, which produces MTDQTKPTNLDPNALLVIMGETDKLAHTGGWEWDISKDTWTFSANWLRLHGCSQPQLATADLIMIAHPDDRGDIQKAFDRTIAEKVDYNIKHRIIRQDDGAERIILASGKLILDDQGNPAKMFGAAQDITEQDKINREIVIREKNYQSLADNVPGVVVKYKRNKDGMDEIIYISKGVEDIFEVSQDDASGNLDLLWGRVHEDDLIKCVEAVKASAENLSIVEQEARLKLPGGRTKWLYARGVPLLQEDGSVVWDGIGLDITEKKQKELELRQSLTFNKAIIDSSLDCINTLDLNGNLLFMSRGGQLLLEIDDIEQYLNKSWTAFWKGQDQPKAQQAIQSAKAGRVGSFEGYFPTCKGTPKWWSVIISPILDDEGGVRELLSVSRDITERINAEKGLRQRSQLLERVTEKMFDMVTLADLNGTYTFAGKSHERIMGYKASDLLGNHITRLVHPDDLPGVEAELKSLLEAGGSRTAQYRYRHKSGHYLWLESIGELLLDDDNNPFEMIFSTRDITEHKKAEALLKENEKRYKSAQRMGNVGNWEYDIANETFWGSDQAKRIYGFDLDNGRFTVDEVENCIPERNKVHQALIDLIDSDVPYDLEFDIQPLSTTEIRTIRSIAEVERDDSGSPVKVSGVIQDITQQKQSLKQKMRLERMLVQAQKAQALGTLAGGIAHEFNNILAVIMGYADLVRDDATDGKINLPDIDRILEATDRAKEIVQRILYFSHQANYNFKPLNVNRPLMAAVDLLKTTLPDNTHIHLELSEKITPVMSDALQIEQVVMNLGTNARDAMPDGGTITIATGRQHVSGLMCQACGKPFSGDYVVISVTDTGEGMAEETLDRVFEPFFTTKEVGKGSGLGLAVVFGIVRSHDGHLTCTSEPGKGTKISIYFLPAEGMVEFAEKDGRE; this is translated from the coding sequence ATGACTGACCAAACTAAACCCACAAATTTGGACCCAAACGCCTTACTCGTCATTATGGGGGAGACTGATAAATTGGCGCACACTGGTGGGTGGGAGTGGGACATATCCAAGGACACCTGGACGTTCTCAGCCAACTGGCTCCGCTTGCATGGCTGCTCCCAGCCTCAGTTGGCCACAGCCGATCTGATCATGATCGCGCACCCTGACGATCGAGGTGATATTCAAAAGGCTTTTGACAGGACGATCGCAGAAAAAGTCGACTATAACATTAAGCACAGAATAATTCGTCAGGACGACGGAGCGGAAAGAATCATACTCGCCTCCGGAAAACTGATATTGGATGATCAGGGCAATCCCGCGAAAATGTTCGGGGCGGCTCAAGATATTACCGAACAAGATAAAATCAACAGGGAAATAGTGATCCGTGAGAAAAATTACCAGAGTTTGGCTGATAATGTGCCGGGCGTGGTGGTTAAATACAAACGCAATAAAGACGGCATGGACGAGATAATTTACATCAGCAAAGGCGTTGAGGATATTTTTGAAGTTTCACAGGATGACGCCTCCGGCAACCTCGATTTGCTATGGGGACGCGTTCACGAGGACGACCTGATAAAATGCGTTGAAGCCGTAAAAGCCTCCGCCGAAAATCTCTCGATAGTAGAGCAGGAAGCCCGCCTCAAACTTCCCGGAGGCAGGACAAAGTGGCTGTACGCGCGTGGCGTTCCCTTGCTACAGGAAGATGGCAGCGTTGTCTGGGATGGCATAGGCCTGGATATCACTGAGAAGAAGCAAAAAGAGTTAGAGCTGCGACAAAGTCTGACATTCAACAAGGCGATCATCGATAGCAGCCTGGACTGTATTAACACTCTTGATTTGAACGGCAATTTGCTCTTCATGAGCCGAGGCGGCCAACTATTGTTGGAAATTGACGATATAGAGCAGTATCTGAATAAATCCTGGACGGCCTTTTGGAAAGGCCAGGACCAGCCAAAGGCCCAACAGGCTATCCAGTCGGCGAAAGCGGGCCGCGTCGGCTCCTTTGAGGGATACTTCCCCACCTGCAAGGGAACCCCAAAATGGTGGAGTGTAATTATTTCACCCATCCTGGACGACGAGGGCGGCGTGCGCGAGCTTTTGTCCGTGTCTCGTGATATCACCGAGCGAATAAACGCTGAAAAAGGCTTGCGGCAGAGATCGCAACTCCTCGAGCGCGTCACCGAAAAAATGTTCGACATGGTTACGCTGGCCGATCTGAATGGAACCTACACTTTTGCCGGAAAGTCCCACGAGAGAATCATGGGATATAAAGCGTCCGATTTGCTCGGTAACCATATCACGAGGTTAGTTCACCCTGACGACCTGCCAGGGGTTGAAGCGGAGCTGAAATCCCTGCTGGAGGCAGGAGGTTCAAGGACCGCCCAATACAGGTATAGGCACAAATCCGGACATTATTTGTGGCTTGAAAGCATCGGGGAACTTTTGCTGGACGACGACAACAACCCTTTTGAAATGATTTTCAGCACCAGGGACATCACAGAGCATAAAAAGGCGGAAGCCCTATTAAAAGAAAACGAAAAGCGTTACAAAAGCGCCCAACGCATGGGGAATGTGGGCAACTGGGAATATGATATAGCGAACGAAACCTTTTGGGGGTCAGACCAGGCCAAGCGCATTTATGGATTTGACCTGGATAATGGCCGGTTCACCGTGGACGAAGTGGAAAACTGTATCCCGGAAAGGAATAAAGTTCACCAGGCGCTGATAGATTTGATCGATTCCGACGTCCCGTATGATCTCGAATTCGACATCCAACCGTTATCAACAACTGAAATCAGGACGATTCGATCCATAGCGGAGGTCGAAAGAGACGATTCAGGTTCGCCTGTAAAAGTTAGCGGTGTCATCCAAGATATCACGCAACAGAAACAATCCTTGAAACAAAAGATGCGACTTGAAAGGATGCTCGTCCAGGCCCAAAAGGCACAAGCCCTTGGCACGTTGGCTGGTGGTATCGCCCATGAGTTCAACAACATCCTGGCTGTCATCATGGGCTATGCGGATTTGGTCAGGGACGACGCGACTGATGGCAAGATCAATCTGCCAGATATCGACAGAATTTTGGAGGCAACCGACCGGGCCAAGGAAATAGTGCAACGCATTTTGTATTTCAGCCACCAGGCCAATTATAATTTCAAGCCGCTCAACGTCAACCGGCCGCTGATGGCCGCGGTGGATCTCCTCAAAACAACCTTGCCCGACAACACCCACATTCATCTGGAGTTGTCGGAAAAAATCACCCCCGTTATGAGCGATGCGCTTCAGATAGAACAAGTTGTCATGAATCTTGGGACTAATGCCCGGGACGCCATGCCCGACGGAGGCACCATCACTATTGCCACCGGCCGGCAGCACGTGTCGGGCCTGATGTGCCAAGCTTGTGGGAAGCCCTTTTCCGGAGACTATGTGGTTATCTCGGTCACCGACACCGGCGAGGGCATGGCCGAGGAGACTTTGGATAGAGTTTTCGAACCATTTTTCACCACCAAAGAAGTGGGCAAGGGTAGCGGCCTGGGGCTGGCCGTTGTATTTGGGATCGTCAGATCGCACGACGGGCATCTCACCTGCACCAGCGAGCCCGGCAAAGGCACCAAGATCAGTATTTACTTTCTCCCGGCCGAAGGCATGGTCGAATTTGCCGAGAAAGACGGCCGGGAATAG
- a CDS encoding APC family permease — translation MLDNKNGLGLFTVFCIASGAMISSGIFVLPGLAHALAGPAVIFSYLLAGCLACTGMLSVAEVITAMPKAGGDYFFIARTLGPAAGAVTGLLSWFSLSLKSAFALVGMGAFIQPLLGLNPLWAALFLCLVFVAINLLGAEKAGLLQVILVVTLLSLMLLYVLTGFGSIQWARFEPFAPQGIGAVLSTAGVVFVSYGGLLKVASVAEEIKDPGRTVPKAMILSLLVVGLFYVAMVFVTSGVLGAAELDHSLTPISDGARVFAGGLGALVMGLAAAAAFASTAGAGIMSASRYLLALGRDGLAPRALSRIHERFGSPHVAILVTGAFVFGSLFLELEILVKAASSVLILTYLAANLCVIVLRESRLTNYRPRFRAPGYPWLQIAGAIGFVILLLEMGWQALIISLVLVLGGLAFYWLYGRIRYEREYALMHLVRRITDRDLVNGGLEEELRGIVRERDQLCWDEFDQAVQRAEVIEVAGAQSGDEVLARVALAGARRFGLDALWLGQALKKHQMAQATELVPGVAISDAALPGSGQVELIMARLAPPVALNPGQAPCSAMFVVLFSPDNRGAYLSTLAAIAQTAGNPAFADQWDTAQDAARLRDIMLIAKRQRTCTI, via the coding sequence ATGTTGGATAACAAAAACGGCCTGGGCCTGTTCACCGTCTTCTGCATCGCCAGCGGGGCCATGATCAGTTCGGGCATCTTCGTGTTGCCCGGGCTGGCCCATGCCCTGGCCGGACCGGCGGTGATTTTCAGCTACCTCCTGGCCGGGTGCCTGGCCTGCACCGGCATGCTCAGCGTGGCCGAGGTAATCACCGCCATGCCCAAGGCGGGCGGGGATTATTTCTTCATCGCCCGGACCCTGGGCCCGGCGGCGGGGGCGGTCACCGGCCTGCTCTCCTGGTTCTCCCTGTCCTTGAAGAGCGCCTTCGCCCTGGTGGGCATGGGCGCTTTCATCCAGCCCTTGCTGGGCCTCAACCCCCTTTGGGCGGCGCTTTTCCTGTGCCTGGTCTTCGTGGCCATCAACCTTTTGGGGGCCGAGAAGGCCGGGTTGCTCCAGGTGATCCTGGTAGTGACGCTGCTGTCGTTGATGCTGCTTTACGTGCTAACCGGCTTCGGCTCCATCCAGTGGGCCCGCTTCGAGCCCTTCGCGCCCCAGGGCATCGGAGCGGTGCTCTCCACCGCGGGGGTGGTGTTCGTCTCCTACGGCGGCCTGCTCAAGGTCGCCTCGGTGGCCGAAGAGATCAAGGACCCCGGCCGGACCGTGCCCAAGGCCATGATCCTGTCCCTGTTGGTGGTGGGCCTTTTCTACGTGGCCATGGTTTTCGTCACCAGCGGGGTGTTGGGAGCGGCGGAGCTGGACCACTCCCTCACCCCCATCTCCGACGGGGCCCGGGTTTTCGCGGGCGGCCTGGGGGCCCTGGTGATGGGCCTGGCCGCGGCCGCCGCCTTTGCCAGCACCGCCGGGGCGGGCATCATGTCGGCCTCGCGCTATTTGCTGGCCCTGGGGCGCGACGGCCTGGCCCCCCGGGCGCTCAGCCGCATCCATGAGCGTTTCGGCTCCCCTCACGTGGCCATCCTGGTCACCGGCGCCTTTGTCTTCGGCTCCCTGTTCCTGGAGTTGGAGATCCTGGTCAAGGCCGCTTCCTCGGTGCTCATCCTCACCTACCTGGCGGCCAACCTGTGCGTGATCGTGTTGCGCGAATCCCGGCTCACCAATTACCGCCCCCGCTTCCGCGCCCCGGGCTATCCCTGGCTGCAGATCGCGGGCGCCATCGGGTTCGTCATCCTGCTGTTGGAGATGGGCTGGCAGGCCCTGATCATCAGCCTGGTGCTGGTGCTGGGGGGCTTGGCCTTTTATTGGCTCTACGGCCGCATCCGCTACGAGCGCGAGTACGCCCTGATGCACCTGGTGCGGCGCATCACCGACCGCGATCTGGTCAACGGCGGCCTGGAAGAGGAGTTGCGGGGCATCGTGCGCGAGCGGGACCAGCTTTGCTGGGACGAGTTCGACCAGGCGGTGCAGCGGGCCGAGGTGATCGAGGTGGCGGGCGCGCAAAGCGGCGACGAGGTGTTGGCCCGCGTCGCCCTGGCCGGCGCGCGCCGCTTCGGCCTGGACGCCTTGTGGCTGGGCCAGGCCCTGAAAAAACACCAGATGGCCCAGGCCACCGAGTTGGTGCCCGGCGTGGCCATCAGCGACGCGGCCCTGCCGGGCTCGGGCCAGGTGGAGTTGATCATGGCCCGGCTGGCGCCCCCGGTGGCCCTGAACCCCGGCCAGGCTCCCTGCTCGGCCATGTTCGTGGTGCTCTTCAGCCCGGACAACCGGGGGGCTTATCTGAGCACCTTGGCGGCCATCGCCCAGACCGCCGGCAACCCCGCCTTCGCCGACCAGTGGGACACGGCCCAGGACGCCGCCCGGCTGCGGGACATCATGCTCATCGCCAAGCGCCAGCGCACCTGCACCATCTGA
- the aroF gene encoding 3-deoxy-7-phosphoheptulonate synthase, producing the protein MIIQLKASAGKSGLEKIVSHLAQDGVPRERLDIFSGDTYTLVGVKGDAGKLDLDKYQALDYVLTVHRISDPFKELSRQFHPDDTLIELRGGHCLGRDLSVIAGPCAIESREQLFRTAELVARAGANILRGGAFKPRTIHRSFQGLGEEGLKLLAEAREAVGLPVISEIMDARDIPLFVEYDIDIWQVGARNCLNYTFLDALSQVPNPKPVLLKRGDHVSLNELLGAALRLYEGNPQVILCERGDKTADRVHRNVLNLNNVSYLKHHYHLPVIVDPSHGTGVRELVGDLGLAGMAAGADGLMVEVHHQPEKALCDGAQSLNQEFAALVPLAADIHRMRNALSAAQAAKYGGLAAMAG; encoded by the coding sequence ATGATCATTCAACTGAAGGCGAGCGCGGGAAAAAGCGGACTGGAAAAAATCGTGTCCCATCTGGCCCAGGACGGGGTTCCCCGGGAGCGGCTGGATATCTTTTCCGGGGACACCTATACGCTGGTGGGCGTCAAGGGCGACGCGGGCAAGCTGGATTTGGACAAGTATCAGGCCCTGGACTACGTGCTCACGGTGCACCGCATCTCCGATCCCTTCAAGGAGCTCTCGCGCCAGTTCCACCCCGACGACACCCTGATCGAGCTTCGGGGCGGGCATTGCCTGGGCCGGGATCTGAGCGTCATCGCCGGGCCCTGCGCCATCGAGAGCCGCGAGCAGCTTTTCCGGACCGCCGAGCTGGTGGCCCGGGCCGGGGCCAACATCCTCCGGGGCGGCGCCTTCAAGCCACGCACCATCCACCGCAGCTTCCAGGGCCTGGGCGAGGAGGGCCTCAAGCTCTTGGCCGAGGCCCGCGAGGCGGTGGGCCTGCCGGTGATCTCGGAGATAATGGACGCCCGCGACATCCCCCTGTTCGTGGAATACGACATCGACATCTGGCAGGTGGGGGCGCGCAACTGCCTGAACTACACCTTCCTGGACGCCCTGAGCCAGGTGCCCAATCCCAAGCCGGTGCTGCTCAAGCGCGGCGACCACGTGTCCTTGAACGAGCTGTTGGGCGCGGCGCTCAGGCTCTACGAGGGCAACCCCCAGGTGATCCTGTGCGAGCGGGGGGACAAGACCGCGGACCGGGTGCACCGCAACGTGCTCAACCTGAACAACGTCTCCTACCTCAAGCACCACTACCATTTGCCGGTGATCGTGGACCCCAGCCACGGCACCGGGGTGCGCGAGCTGGTGGGGGACCTGGGCCTGGCCGGCATGGCCGCCGGGGCCGACGGCCTGATGGTGGAGGTGCACCATCAGCCGGAAAAGGCCTTGTGCGACGGGGCCCAGAGCCTCAACCAGGAGTTCGCCGCCCTGGTGCCCCTGGCCGCCGACATCCACCGGATGCGTAACGCCCTGAGCGCCGCCCAGGCGGCCAAGTACGGCGGGCTGGCGGCCATGGCCGGCTAG
- the istB gene encoding IS21-like element helper ATPase IstB has translation MKDQDKPTVLLEYHLKKLKLPTILREYAAMAKVCSQDRSDYMTYLLRLTERELLDREKRAAERRIKQAAFPVIKTMDTFDFKAQPSINQQLVRELMRGEYIAKKENVLLIGNSGTGKTHLASAMAFAACAQGSKVKFYSATALVTELMECREERRLQRLQKQLQRLHLLVIDELGYVPFSKIGAQMLFEVVGRAYEQQSLMITTNLPFQQWTEVFGSERLTGALLDRLTHRCHIIEANGESYRLRQAKRRSQAKPKTN, from the coding sequence ATGAAGGACCAGGACAAACCCACCGTGCTCTTGGAGTACCACCTCAAAAAGCTGAAGCTGCCCACCATTCTCCGGGAATACGCGGCCATGGCCAAGGTCTGCAGCCAAGACCGCTCCGATTACATGACCTACCTGCTGCGCCTGACCGAGCGGGAGCTTCTGGACCGCGAGAAGCGGGCAGCCGAAAGGCGCATCAAGCAAGCCGCCTTTCCGGTGATCAAGACCATGGACACCTTTGATTTCAAGGCACAGCCCTCCATCAATCAGCAGCTGGTCAGGGAGCTGATGAGGGGCGAGTACATCGCCAAAAAGGAAAACGTGCTCCTGATCGGAAACTCCGGCACCGGCAAGACCCACCTGGCCAGCGCCATGGCCTTTGCGGCCTGCGCCCAGGGAAGCAAGGTGAAATTCTACAGCGCCACCGCCCTGGTCACAGAGCTCATGGAATGCCGCGAGGAAAGACGTCTGCAACGCCTGCAGAAACAGCTCCAGCGCCTACACCTGCTGGTCATCGATGAACTGGGCTATGTGCCCTTCTCCAAGATAGGCGCTCAAATGCTATTCGAGGTGGTGGGTAGGGCATATGAACAACAAAGCCTCATGATCACCACCAATCTCCCTTTCCAGCAATGGACGGAGGTCTTCGGCTCCGAAAGACTCACCGGTGCACTGCTGGACAGACTGACCCATAGGTGCCACATCATCGAGGCCAATGGAGAAAGCTACCGGCTCCGCCAAGCCAAAAGACGATCCCAGGCAAAGCCCAAAACCAACTAA
- a CDS encoding RluA family pseudouridine synthase — protein MAENRKEFKRPPKRYQPRGLTILYEDQDILVVDKIGGLLTIGTEKIRENTAYFLLTDYVRKGNLKSKNRVFIVHRLDRDTSGVLVFAKTEDAKRYLQDRWPEFSKKYYAVVQGTLPEKEGVISSYLAENRAHRVYSVADPAKGKLAKTGFRVVKESKSYTLLEIELLTGRKNQIRVHFAEKGHPVVGDKVYGEKSRGARKLALHAASLTITHPYTHEKMTFETQPPAFFKSFVAI, from the coding sequence ATGGCGGAAAACCGCAAGGAATTCAAAAGGCCCCCCAAAAGGTATCAGCCCAGGGGGCTGACCATACTCTATGAAGACCAGGACATCCTGGTGGTGGATAAGATCGGCGGCCTCTTGACCATCGGCACGGAAAAAATCCGGGAGAACACCGCCTATTTTCTTCTGACCGACTACGTGAGGAAAGGGAATCTAAAATCCAAAAACCGGGTGTTCATCGTGCACCGGTTGGACCGGGACACCTCCGGGGTCCTGGTTTTCGCCAAAACCGAGGACGCCAAACGCTATCTGCAGGACCGGTGGCCGGAGTTCTCCAAGAAATACTATGCCGTGGTGCAGGGGACCCTGCCGGAGAAGGAGGGGGTTATCAGCTCATACCTGGCGGAAAACCGCGCCCACCGGGTGTATTCCGTGGCCGACCCGGCCAAGGGCAAGCTGGCCAAGACCGGGTTTCGGGTGGTGAAGGAATCCAAGAGCTACACCCTGTTGGAAATCGAGCTGCTCACCGGCCGCAAGAACCAGATCCGGGTCCATTTCGCGGAAAAAGGCCATCCCGTGGTGGGTGACAAGGTCTACGGGGAAAAGAGCCGGGGGGCCAGGAAGCTGGCCCTGCACGCGGCCTCGCTGACCATCACCCATCCCTACACCCATGAGAAGATGACCTTCGAGACCCAGCCCCCCGCTTTCTTCAAATCCTTCGTGGCCATCTAG